One window of the Deltaproteobacteria bacterium genome contains the following:
- a CDS encoding NifU family protein produces MKEKVEAVLKDIRPMLQQDGGDVELVEIQGGVVKVRLQGACAGCPMSQMTLRNGIERVLKERVPGVTAVEPA; encoded by the coding sequence ATGAAAGAAAAAGTCGAAGCGGTTTTAAAAGACATCAGGCCCATGCTGCAGCAGGACGGCGGCGATGTGGAACTGGTCGAGATTCAGGGCGGCGTGGTCAAGGTCCGGCTCCAGGGAGCCTGTGCCGGGTGCCCCATGTCCCAGATGACGCTCAGAAACGGTATCGAGCGGGTCCTCAAGGAACGTGTTCCCGGGGTCACCGCCGTGGAGCCGGCCTAG
- a CDS encoding DUF2065 domain-containing protein yields MDFFLCVIGMVMVVEGVPYFAFPEKMKAWVVKVLEMPEGSLRRLGLGLMVVGMFLVYMGRQ; encoded by the coding sequence ATGGACTTTTTCCTGTGTGTTATCGGCATGGTCATGGTGGTTGAAGGCGTACCCTATTTCGCTTTTCCCGAGAAAATGAAGGCCTGGGTGGTAAAGGTGCTGGAGATGCCGGAAGGCAGCCTGCGACGCCTGGGGCTGGGCTTGATGGTTGTGGGCATGTTCCTGGTCTATATGGGTAGACAATAA
- the tgt gene encoding tRNA guanosine(34) transglycosylase Tgt produces the protein MFNFSINHRSAASHARTGTIETDRGTIQTPIFMPVGTLATVKSVSPEELKAVGAQIILGNTYHLYLRPGCDVIERFSGVHGFMNWDRPILTDSGGFQVFSLAKLSKISDEGYFFQSHLDGSRHLLTPEKSIEVQRCLDADIIMCLDQCIQYPAERRAAEAALEMTARWAKRCREAHAAQAARGALFGIVQGGMYNDLRQRSLESIVELGFNGHAVGGLSVGEPKDVMLEVADFIISKLPPEAPRYIMGVGTPEDLVEMAGMGADMFDCVMPTRNARNGQLFTHRGALNICNARFKYDMEPVDAQCDCYTCRHYSRAYLRHLYMARELLAYRLNTLHNLHYYLDLMRKMRAAIAGDRFEAFKQDFYAQRNT, from the coding sequence ATGTTCAATTTTAGCATTAATCATCGCTCTGCAGCGTCCCACGCCCGAACCGGAACAATAGAGACCGATCGGGGAACGATCCAGACCCCCATCTTCATGCCGGTGGGGACGCTGGCCACGGTGAAATCCGTTTCGCCGGAGGAGCTCAAGGCTGTCGGGGCGCAAATCATTCTCGGCAACACCTATCATCTTTACTTAAGGCCGGGTTGCGACGTGATCGAACGGTTTTCCGGCGTGCACGGCTTCATGAACTGGGACCGGCCCATATTGACGGACAGCGGCGGGTTTCAGGTGTTTTCGCTGGCCAAACTGTCAAAGATCTCCGACGAGGGGTACTTTTTTCAGTCGCACCTCGACGGATCGCGCCATCTCCTGACCCCGGAAAAATCGATCGAGGTTCAGCGGTGCCTGGACGCGGACATAATCATGTGCCTGGATCAATGCATACAGTACCCGGCGGAGCGCCGGGCGGCCGAAGCGGCCCTCGAGATGACCGCACGCTGGGCAAAACGGTGCCGGGAGGCCCATGCAGCGCAGGCTGCCCGGGGGGCGCTTTTCGGAATTGTACAGGGCGGTATGTACAATGACCTGCGGCAGCGCTCGCTCGAATCGATCGTGGAGCTCGGATTCAACGGACATGCCGTGGGCGGCCTGAGCGTGGGTGAACCCAAGGACGTCATGCTGGAAGTGGCCGATTTCATCATATCGAAACTGCCGCCGGAGGCCCCCCGGTACATCATGGGGGTGGGAACTCCCGAGGACCTGGTGGAGATGGCGGGCATGGGCGCGGACATGTTCGATTGCGTGATGCCGACGCGTAACGCCAGAAACGGTCAGCTGTTTACACACAGGGGCGCCTTAAATATTTGCAACGCACGCTTCAAGTACGATATGGAACCGGTGGATGCGCAATGTGATTGCTACACCTGCCGGCATTATTCCAGGGCATACCTGCGGCATCTCTATATGGCCAGGGAGCTTTTGGCCTACCGGTTGAACACCCTGCACAATCTGCACTATTATCTGGATCTGATGCGGAAGATGCGCGCGGCTATTGCCGGGGACCGGTTCGAGGCATTTAAACAGGATTTTTACGCTCAGAGAAATACTTGA
- the queA gene encoding tRNA preQ1(34) S-adenosylmethionine ribosyltransferase-isomerase QueA: MYSIDDYDYHLPEENIAQKPVEQRDRSRLLVLARGNGAIDHARFNALPDLLAPSDVLVVNNTEVIPAKLLGRKETGGRVEVLLLDYTARAARDAGNEFEAQCLVKASKRPRRGSRFIFDAGLQGEVVGEDGMRLRIRFSHEGDFESLLYRVGKVPLPPYIRRQENDAATDDHINYQTVYASEKGAVAAPTAGLHFTENVLARLKKKGVKVVEITLHVGYGTFSPVRVDDIRRHAMHAERFSIPEQTAAAVNRARRSGHRVVAVGTTCVRTLEYACGSQGEVAAGSGSCDLFIYPGYDFRVVDAMVTNFHLPKSTLLMLVAAFAGRQNILAAYGAAIEKGYRFYSYGDAMLII; the protein is encoded by the coding sequence ATGTATTCGATCGACGATTACGATTATCACCTGCCCGAGGAAAACATCGCACAGAAGCCGGTTGAACAAAGAGACCGGTCACGGCTTCTCGTCCTGGCGCGCGGGAACGGCGCCATCGATCATGCGCGGTTCAATGCGCTGCCGGACCTGCTTGCGCCTTCCGATGTGCTGGTGGTGAACAACACGGAAGTCATTCCGGCGAAACTGCTGGGCCGCAAGGAGACCGGGGGGCGGGTGGAGGTGCTTCTCCTGGACTATACCGCCCGTGCAGCGCGGGACGCCGGCAACGAGTTCGAGGCGCAATGCCTGGTAAAGGCCTCGAAGCGCCCGCGCAGGGGAAGTCGCTTCATTTTCGATGCCGGCCTGCAGGGCGAGGTGGTCGGTGAGGATGGCATGCGGCTGCGCATCCGATTTTCACACGAGGGGGATTTCGAGAGCCTGCTGTACCGTGTCGGCAAGGTGCCCCTGCCGCCATATATAAGGCGTCAGGAAAATGATGCGGCAACCGATGATCATATCAACTATCAGACGGTTTACGCCTCTGAAAAAGGGGCCGTTGCCGCTCCCACGGCAGGCCTGCACTTCACCGAAAACGTCCTTGCGAGGCTGAAAAAAAAGGGCGTGAAGGTCGTTGAAATTACCCTCCACGTGGGATACGGCACTTTTTCGCCGGTAAGGGTCGACGATATCCGGCGGCACGCAATGCACGCGGAGCGATTTTCCATCCCGGAACAGACGGCGGCTGCCGTCAACCGGGCCAGGCGCAGCGGCCACCGGGTGGTGGCCGTGGGAACCACATGCGTCCGAACACTGGAATATGCCTGCGGTTCGCAGGGGGAGGTCGCTGCCGGCAGCGGCAGCTGCGATCTTTTTATCTATCCCGGCTACGACTTCAGGGTGGTGGATGCCATGGTGACCAATTTCCATCTGCCGAAGTCGACCCTGCTGATGCTGGTGGCGGCCTTCGCCGGCCGGCAAAACATCCTCGCCGCTTACGGCGCCGCCATCGAGAAAGGGTATCGCTTCTATTCATACGGGGATGCGATGTTGATTATATAG
- the mce gene encoding methylmalonyl-CoA epimerase, with protein sequence MKILRIDHLGIAVNSVDEGRKFWAGILGLAFEGTETVEEQKVTTAFLPVGESEVELLESTSPDGPVAKYIEKKGTGIQHVAFGVDDIDAALAELKEKGVALIDQEPRMGAGGARIAFLHPKATGGVLVELCERK encoded by the coding sequence ATGAAAATTCTACGGATCGATCACCTGGGAATAGCCGTCAACAGCGTTGATGAAGGCAGAAAATTTTGGGCGGGCATCCTGGGCCTGGCCTTCGAGGGGACTGAAACCGTGGAAGAGCAGAAGGTGACCACGGCGTTTTTACCGGTCGGTGAAAGCGAGGTGGAACTGCTGGAATCGACGTCGCCCGACGGCCCCGTGGCCAAGTACATCGAAAAAAAGGGCACCGGCATCCAGCATGTCGCCTTTGGTGTGGATGACATCGATGCCGCCCTGGCCGAACTGAAGGAAAAGGGGGTTGCGCTGATCGATCAGGAGCCCCGAATGGGCGCAGGCGGCGCCAGGATCGCCTTTCTGCACCCCAAGGCCACAGGCGGGGTGCTGGTGGAACTGTGCGAAAGAAAATAG
- the mutL gene encoding DNA mismatch repair endonuclease MutL, with protein sequence MSSIKILPENLSNKIAAGEVVERPASVVKELVENALDAGSDRIAIEVEKGGRSLIQVADNGAGMTRDDAMLCIERYATSKITNDEDLFAISTLGFRGEALPSIAAVSRFTLVTRRADEDAGTEIRIAGGTMQKVAATGAPPGTMVSVRQLFYNTPARRKFLKSINTEMGHIVEAAAGIALGWPRVRLRLVHNGRPLKHWAGTASPKDRVVDVLGRDLQDDLHPLSFEDGDVSLSGWAASPACSRSTSRGIYIYVNGRVVRDRVVQHALFQGYAGRIVKGRFPVAVLFIRVPGDKVDVNVHPAKNEVRFAEQKRVHDNIRQCVSQALGRVDRRHWSTGYRLGGGAAVEFPGVAEKASNAFASGERDSMEPWVVTGPARPLPTTSREEPETEAGVPAADQRQPATGFPPTAPAGQQTLWPKKRFGDLRFVGQFHDTYLIFESDEGLVVIDQHAAHERIMYERLKKGAGNRTEKQVLLIPETMELNYREAAAMEKIMPELEALGFDVEPFGGQTFVIKSLPSLLEGREIKPLMREMVDIVLDRGDGSALADAVDDCLKIMACHGAIRANQALALPEINKMLEQLDACDNPSNCPHGRPTWINWPLSFVERAFKRIV encoded by the coding sequence ATGAGTAGTATCAAAATTTTACCCGAGAACCTGTCCAATAAAATCGCCGCCGGTGAAGTGGTGGAGCGCCCGGCCTCCGTGGTCAAGGAACTTGTGGAAAATGCCCTGGACGCGGGAAGCGACCGCATCGCCATCGAAGTGGAGAAAGGCGGCCGCAGCCTTATTCAGGTGGCGGACAACGGCGCGGGCATGACCCGGGATGATGCCATGCTCTGTATCGAACGCTATGCCACCAGCAAGATCACCAACGACGAAGATTTGTTTGCGATCAGCACCCTGGGGTTCAGAGGCGAGGCGCTGCCCAGCATCGCTGCGGTGTCCCGCTTTACACTGGTCACGCGCCGTGCGGATGAAGATGCCGGCACCGAGATACGCATTGCCGGCGGCACCATGCAGAAAGTGGCGGCTACCGGCGCCCCCCCGGGGACCATGGTGTCGGTGCGGCAGCTGTTCTACAATACGCCCGCCCGCCGTAAATTCCTGAAGTCGATCAACACCGAAATGGGCCACATCGTGGAGGCCGCAGCCGGTATCGCCCTGGGGTGGCCGCGCGTACGGCTGCGTTTGGTACACAACGGCCGCCCGTTGAAACATTGGGCCGGCACTGCAAGTCCGAAGGACCGTGTTGTCGACGTGCTGGGTCGCGATCTGCAAGACGATCTGCACCCGCTCTCCTTTGAAGACGGCGATGTGTCACTGTCCGGGTGGGCCGCCTCCCCGGCATGCAGCCGCAGCACCTCCCGGGGCATTTACATCTACGTCAACGGCAGGGTCGTCAGGGACCGTGTTGTCCAGCACGCCCTTTTCCAGGGATATGCCGGGCGGATCGTCAAGGGCCGGTTCCCGGTCGCCGTCCTGTTCATCCGCGTTCCAGGCGACAAGGTGGATGTGAACGTGCACCCGGCCAAAAACGAAGTGCGCTTTGCGGAACAGAAAAGGGTGCACGACAACATCAGGCAGTGCGTGTCCCAGGCCCTCGGACGGGTCGACCGCAGGCACTGGTCGACAGGATACCGGCTTGGTGGAGGCGCCGCCGTTGAATTTCCCGGCGTTGCCGAAAAAGCTTCAAACGCGTTCGCTTCCGGGGAACGGGATTCGATGGAACCCTGGGTCGTAACCGGGCCGGCCCGCCCATTGCCGACAACCAGCCGCGAAGAACCGGAAACAGAGGCCGGGGTACCGGCTGCGGACCAACGACAACCGGCCACTGGTTTTCCGCCGACGGCACCCGCCGGACAGCAGACGCTTTGGCCCAAAAAGCGCTTCGGAGACCTGCGGTTTGTGGGGCAGTTTCACGACACGTACCTGATTTTCGAATCGGACGAGGGGCTGGTGGTCATCGATCAACATGCGGCCCACGAGCGCATCATGTACGAACGACTGAAAAAGGGGGCCGGCAACAGAACGGAAAAACAGGTGCTCCTCATTCCCGAAACCATGGAGTTGAACTATCGGGAGGCAGCTGCCATGGAAAAGATTATGCCGGAACTCGAAGCGCTGGGCTTTGACGTGGAGCCCTTTGGCGGCCAGACGTTCGTGATCAAGTCCCTGCCTTCTCTTCTAGAAGGACGCGAGATCAAGCCCCTGATGCGGGAGATGGTGGACATTGTGCTGGACCGGGGCGACGGGTCGGCCCTGGCCGACGCCGTGGACGACTGTCTGAAAATCATGGCCTGCCACGGCGCCATCCGGGCCAACCAGGCCCTGGCGCTTCCCGAAATCAACAAGATGCTGGAACAACTGGACGCCTGCGACAACCCCTCCAACTGCCCCCACGGGCGCCCCACATGGATCAACTGGCCGCTTTCGTTTGTCGAAAGGGCCTTCAAAAGAATCGTCTGA
- a CDS encoding FG-GAP-like repeat-containing protein codes for MAYLKPGLQDMLESRLSQKANVTVISREETALALKGVAEPIDELEARDLGSRLSADYVLIGSLTVFGASTSVDARLVDVTGTKPTTSFFEQGEKVDDLVPKIDTLAADIGAKMIGVPMAAVEAAPAVPQSETAVDVHAHPEKMAEGMSAPPAAASGETDETGAAGPSDDFWKSRRFKILMNGIALGDVDGDGNIETVVITPDSVIVYRIENNRMFKTNEFKVSGFKILIGVDVADINGNGVPEIFVTAQNTQKSQVYSDVFEFDGKVFAPIVTNSHWKFRVVEAPRGNPILLGQKHVEKKPFSGAIFQLHWEMGDYQPGDSIGPPSGLNLMGVAYGDATNSGENSVVAYDEWDHLQLIDATNEVLWKQGEKTGGSTLFFVKKQIGVLGSNEEDLQYLPMRILIRDVDNDGRNEVIAVKNYDLMQSLLSKFRKFSDGEIRAYAWDGVGLFKKWATRKTSGYMRDFAVGDFNNDGRDELVVALVLKEGRVVGTTPVSTMIAYQF; via the coding sequence ATGGCGTACCTTAAGCCCGGCCTTCAGGACATGCTCGAATCGCGGCTCAGCCAGAAAGCGAACGTCACCGTCATCAGCCGCGAAGAAACGGCCCTGGCCCTGAAAGGGGTCGCCGAGCCCATCGATGAGCTCGAAGCCCGCGATCTGGGAAGCCGCCTTTCCGCCGACTACGTGCTTATCGGCAGCCTCACCGTCTTCGGTGCGAGCACGAGCGTCGATGCGCGGCTGGTGGATGTCACCGGCACCAAACCGACCACGAGCTTCTTCGAGCAGGGAGAAAAAGTCGACGACCTGGTGCCCAAAATAGACACCCTGGCTGCGGACATCGGCGCCAAGATGATCGGTGTCCCGATGGCAGCCGTAGAAGCCGCGCCGGCCGTTCCCCAATCCGAAACCGCCGTCGATGTCCATGCGCACCCTGAAAAGATGGCCGAAGGCATGTCCGCCCCCCCTGCAGCGGCCTCCGGCGAAACCGACGAAACCGGGGCCGCGGGACCCTCCGACGACTTCTGGAAAAGCCGGCGGTTCAAGATATTGATGAACGGCATCGCCCTGGGAGATGTGGACGGGGATGGCAACATCGAAACCGTCGTCATTACGCCGGACAGCGTCATTGTCTATAGAATTGAAAACAACCGCATGTTCAAGACCAATGAATTCAAAGTCAGCGGTTTCAAAATTCTAATTGGTGTCGATGTGGCCGACATCAACGGCAACGGCGTTCCCGAGATATTCGTCACCGCTCAGAATACGCAGAAAAGCCAGGTTTACTCGGATGTTTTTGAGTTTGACGGTAAAGTCTTTGCACCGATTGTAACGAACAGTCACTGGAAATTCAGAGTCGTCGAAGCGCCCCGGGGCAATCCCATCCTGCTGGGCCAGAAGCACGTCGAGAAAAAACCGTTTTCGGGTGCGATCTTTCAACTGCATTGGGAGATGGGTGACTACCAGCCCGGCGATTCCATCGGCCCCCCTTCAGGCCTTAATCTGATGGGCGTTGCCTATGGTGATGCCACCAACAGCGGTGAGAACAGTGTGGTTGCCTATGATGAGTGGGACCATTTGCAGTTGATTGACGCAACCAACGAGGTGCTTTGGAAGCAAGGCGAAAAAACCGGGGGCAGCACCCTGTTTTTCGTAAAGAAACAGATCGGCGTTTTAGGTTCTAACGAGGAAGATCTCCAGTATCTGCCCATGCGCATCCTCATAAGAGATGTTGACAACGACGGCCGCAACGAGGTCATCGCCGTCAAAAATTACGACTTGATGCAAAGCCTTCTGTCCAAATTCCGTAAATTCAGCGATGGCGAAATCCGCGCTTACGCTTGGGATGGCGTCGGCTTGTTCAAAAAATGGGCCACCCGTAAAACCAGCGGCTATATGCGCGATTTCGCCGTGGGCGATTTCAACAACGACGGCAGGGATGAACTGGTCGTGGCCCTGGTCTTGAAAGAGGGCCGCGTTGTCGGCACCACGCCTGTCAGCACCATGATCGCCTATCAATTCTAA
- the gatA gene encoding Asp-tRNA(Asn)/Glu-tRNA(Gln) amidotransferase subunit GatA, which yields MQLHELTIQEAHARIVAGETSSQELTRAVLERIEAVEDKVGAFITVDGEGALQQAEAADRRIAAGDAAPLTGIPLALKDLMCTQGMKTTCASTILENFIPPYDATVIKKLKAAGAVILGKLNMDEFAMGSSTEHSGIKVTRNPWDLERIPGGSSGGSAAAVSAGMCLGALGSDTGGSIRQPASHCSVVGMKPTYGRVSRFGLVAFASSLDQIGPLTKSVFDNAVMMNTICGHDPADSTSVPEPVPDYATFMVKGLKGMSVGIPKEYAALEGLDPDVAASVENAKKVLQDLGASCIDVSLPNTEHVVAVYYVIAPCEASSNLARYDGVKYGFRDKEPADLMEMYKHTRTRGFGAEVQRRIIIGTYCLSAGYYDAYYGKASQVRTLIRQDFERAFEACDVIVAPVAPTPAFKIGENIEDPLKMYLSDIFTLSANLAGIPGMSVPCGFSKQGLPIGLQLLGRHFSEGSLLKVAYNFEQATDFHKKRPEL from the coding sequence TACACGAACTGACCATTCAGGAGGCCCATGCCCGGATCGTTGCCGGCGAGACCTCTTCGCAGGAACTCACCAGGGCGGTGCTCGAACGCATCGAGGCGGTGGAGGACAAGGTTGGGGCCTTTATCACCGTGGACGGGGAAGGGGCCCTGCAGCAGGCCGAGGCAGCGGACCGGCGTATTGCCGCCGGCGATGCAGCCCCCCTGACGGGCATCCCGCTGGCCCTCAAGGACCTCATGTGCACGCAGGGGATGAAGACGACCTGTGCCTCAACCATCCTTGAAAATTTTATTCCTCCCTACGATGCCACGGTCATCAAGAAACTGAAGGCGGCCGGAGCCGTTATTCTGGGAAAACTGAACATGGATGAGTTTGCCATGGGATCCTCCACCGAGCATTCCGGCATAAAGGTAACCCGCAACCCCTGGGACCTCGAAAGAATTCCGGGCGGTTCCAGCGGCGGATCGGCTGCCGCCGTTTCGGCGGGCATGTGCCTGGGGGCGCTGGGGTCGGATACCGGTGGGTCCATTCGCCAGCCGGCTTCCCACTGCAGTGTCGTCGGTATGAAACCCACTTACGGGCGGGTGTCGCGATTCGGGCTGGTGGCCTTCGCCTCCTCCCTCGACCAGATCGGTCCCTTGACCAAGTCTGTTTTCGACAACGCCGTTATGATGAATACCATTTGCGGGCATGACCCGGCCGATTCCACCTCGGTGCCGGAACCGGTCCCCGACTATGCCACCTTCATGGTTAAGGGGCTTAAGGGCATGTCGGTAGGGATTCCCAAAGAGTACGCCGCACTGGAAGGACTGGATCCGGATGTGGCCGCATCCGTCGAGAATGCCAAAAAGGTCCTCCAGGACCTGGGAGCCAGCTGCATCGATGTGTCCCTGCCGAACACGGAACACGTGGTGGCGGTTTACTATGTCATCGCCCCCTGCGAGGCCAGCTCGAACCTGGCCCGCTACGACGGCGTCAAATACGGTTTTCGCGACAAGGAGCCGGCCGATCTGATGGAGATGTACAAGCACACAAGGACAAGGGGCTTCGGCGCCGAAGTCCAGCGCAGGATCATCATCGGCACCTACTGCCTTTCTGCAGGCTACTACGACGCCTACTACGGCAAGGCATCGCAGGTAAGGACATTGATTCGGCAGGATTTCGAACGCGCCTTTGAGGCCTGCGACGTCATTGTGGCCCCCGTGGCGCCGACCCCGGCTTTCAAGATCGGGGAAAATATCGAAGATCCCTTGAAAATGTACCTCTCCGACATATTTACCCTGTCCGCAAACCTTGCCGGCATACCCGGCATGTCCGTGCCGTGCGGTTTTTCAAAACAGGGGCTTCCCATCGGGCTGCAGCTTTTAGGGCGGCATTTCAGCGAGGGCAGCCTCCTCAAGGTGGCCTATAACTTCGAGCAGGCCACGGATTTTCACAAGAAAAGGCCGGAATTATAA
- a CDS encoding pyridoxal phosphate-dependent aminotransferase yields MTISKKVEGIIANSSFIRKMFEEGARLKAEHGSDNVFDFSLGNPNLPPPDTFKSVMHAIIDADEPGMHGYMPQPGYPEVRDKVAAYLSKEHGVDVGGGDVLMSCGAAGALNVILKALLDPGEEVLSPQPCFVEYRFYAENHGGVFRTAPTKPDFTLDLSAMEAAINEKTKVVLINSPNNPTGQVYSRESLDRLGELLTEKGKALGRTIYLVSDEPYRKIVYDGVVVPSIFKSYRESIVATSYSKDISIPGERIGLVAVNPQATYRGELAGAMAIANRILGFVNAPALMQRAVAELQGMSVDIGAYKRKRDLLCDGLAKSGYEFIRPPGTFYLFPKSPIADDVAFAKALQEELILVVPGSGFAGPGYFRIAFCCDDATIVNALPGFERVIKRYK; encoded by the coding sequence ATGACGATTTCCAAAAAGGTTGAGGGGATTATCGCCAACTCATCCTTTATCCGCAAGATGTTCGAAGAGGGGGCCCGCCTTAAAGCCGAACATGGCTCCGATAATGTGTTTGACTTCAGCCTGGGGAACCCGAACCTGCCGCCCCCGGATACGTTCAAGTCCGTCATGCACGCCATCATCGACGCCGATGAACCCGGAATGCACGGCTACATGCCGCAGCCCGGCTATCCCGAGGTGCGCGACAAGGTGGCCGCATACCTGTCAAAAGAGCACGGGGTGGATGTCGGCGGCGGCGACGTGCTCATGTCCTGCGGGGCGGCCGGCGCTTTGAACGTTATCTTGAAAGCGCTCCTCGATCCGGGGGAAGAGGTGCTTTCCCCACAGCCGTGCTTTGTCGAGTACCGTTTTTACGCCGAGAACCACGGCGGTGTTTTCAGGACCGCGCCGACCAAACCGGATTTCACCCTGGATCTGTCCGCAATGGAAGCGGCCATCAACGAAAAGACCAAGGTGGTGCTCATCAATTCGCCCAACAACCCCACCGGCCAAGTGTATTCCAGGGAGAGCCTGGACCGCCTCGGGGAGTTGCTGACCGAAAAGGGCAAGGCCCTGGGACGGACCATCTACCTCGTATCCGACGAACCGTATCGCAAAATCGTTTACGACGGTGTCGTCGTTCCCAGCATTTTTAAAAGCTACCGGGAAAGCATCGTGGCCACGTCATATTCCAAAGACATTTCCATCCCAGGGGAAAGGATCGGCCTTGTGGCCGTCAATCCCCAGGCGACCTACCGTGGCGAACTCGCCGGGGCCATGGCCATCGCCAACCGGATTCTCGGATTCGTCAATGCGCCGGCGCTCATGCAGCGTGCGGTTGCGGAGCTGCAGGGAATGAGTGTCGACATCGGTGCATACAAACGCAAGCGGGACCTGTTGTGCGACGGCCTGGCGAAGAGCGGGTATGAATTCATCCGCCCGCCCGGTACGTTCTACCTGTTCCCCAAGTCGCCCATTGCGGACGATGTGGCTTTTGCCAAGGCGCTTCAGGAAGAGCTCATTCTGGTCGTGCCGGGAAGCGGGTTCGCCGGTCCCGGTTATTTCAGAATTGCCTTCTGTTGCGATGACGCCACCATCGTGAACGCGTTGCCGGGATTTGAAAGGGTTATCAAGAGGTACAAATAA
- the gatB gene encoding Asp-tRNA(Asn)/Glu-tRNA(Gln) amidotransferase subunit GatB: MEFESVIGLEVHAQLKTRTKIFCGCSTEFGAPPNTHTCPVCLGMPGVLPVLNKKVVDYTLKMALATNCTVNRESRFARKNYFYPDLPKGYQISQYELPIAERGHIHIDVDGAKKRIGITRIHMEEDAGKLTHDTGRPVSRVDLNRTGVPLMEIVSEPDMRTPEEAGAYLRQLRAIVRYLDVSDGNLEEGSFRCDANVSIMPRGAGTFGTRTELKNLNSFKHVEKAIAFEVSRQKEIVMDGGEVVQETRLWDPAKSRTFSMRGKEDAHDYRYFPDPDLLPLVIDDEWIASTRKDLPELPEQKKTRFVETLGLPLYDADVLSGSRELAVFFEACVALFPKPKPVSNWIMGPLLGLLNNTGKSISASPVSPEALADLLKLEDDGVVSNKIAKTVFEEMALSGKSAQSIVEEKGLTQVSDVSAIEKVVDAILAENPKEVGAFKGGKTKLMGFFVGQAMRATKGKADPKVVNQLLREKLG; this comes from the coding sequence ATGGAATTTGAATCCGTCATCGGGCTGGAAGTCCACGCCCAATTGAAAACCAGGACCAAAATTTTCTGCGGCTGCTCCACCGAATTCGGCGCACCGCCCAACACGCACACCTGCCCGGTGTGCCTCGGTATGCCGGGAGTCCTGCCGGTGCTCAACAAAAAAGTGGTCGACTATACCCTGAAAATGGCCCTGGCCACCAACTGCACGGTCAACCGGGAAAGCCGGTTTGCCCGAAAAAATTACTTTTACCCGGATCTTCCCAAGGGGTATCAGATTTCCCAGTATGAACTGCCCATCGCCGAACGCGGGCACATTCACATCGACGTCGACGGTGCAAAAAAGCGCATCGGCATCACCCGCATTCACATGGAGGAAGACGCCGGCAAACTTACCCACGACACCGGCCGCCCCGTCAGCCGGGTGGACCTGAACCGCACCGGCGTGCCCCTCATGGAAATCGTCAGCGAGCCGGACATGCGCACCCCGGAAGAGGCCGGCGCCTACCTCCGGCAGCTGCGCGCCATCGTGCGCTACCTGGATGTAAGCGACGGCAACCTGGAGGAAGGCAGTTTTCGCTGCGATGCCAACGTTTCCATCATGCCCAGGGGGGCCGGGACCTTCGGCACCCGCACCGAGTTGAAAAACCTCAACTCGTTCAAACACGTGGAAAAGGCAATCGCCTTCGAGGTGTCGCGCCAAAAAGAGATTGTCATGGACGGCGGCGAGGTGGTTCAGGAAACGCGCCTGTGGGACCCGGCCAAAAGCCGCACCTTTTCCATGCGCGGCAAGGAAGACGCCCACGACTATCGCTATTTTCCGGATCCCGACCTGCTGCCGCTGGTCATCGACGATGAGTGGATCGCATCCACCCGCAAGGACCTGCCGGAGCTGCCGGAACAGAAAAAAACCCGCTTCGTCGAAACCTTGGGGTTGCCCCTTTACGATGCCGATGTGTTGTCCGGCAGCCGCGAGCTGGCCGTTTTTTTCGAAGCCTGCGTTGCCCTGTTCCCCAAGCCCAAACCGGTCAGCAACTGGATCATGGGCCCCCTGCTGGGTCTTTTGAACAATACCGGGAAATCCATTTCTGCCTCACCGGTCTCCCCGGAGGCACTGGCGGATCTACTCAAACTCGAAGACGACGGGGTGGTCAGCAACAAGATCGCCAAAACGGTCTTCGAGGAAATGGCGCTTTCCGGAAAATCCGCCCAATCGATCGTGGAGGAGAAAGGCCTGACCCAGGTCAGCGATGTGTCGGCCATCGAAAAGGTCGTGGACGCCATCCTGGCGGAAAACCCCAAGGAGGTGGGGGCCTTCAAGGGCGGCAAGACCAAGCTCATGGGCTTCTTCGTCGGCCAGGCCATGCGCGCCACCAAGGGCAAGGCCGACCCGAAGGTGGTCAACCAGTTGTTGCGGGAAAAGCTTGGCTAA